A region of Rhodoferax potami DNA encodes the following proteins:
- a CDS encoding FecR domain-containing protein, with product MSNRRQFIANSVAISSLGGLVDALAMGQRPLQSGIRRIKGEVFLNGGVARIEQAIMPGDTISTGALSETVFVMGDNAYLLREKSSLQFAQDEVVSVLRLISGKALAVFGPGPKRIETRGATVGIRGTACYMEAQETQLYFCLCYGTADIQPLANPGLARSLTTRYHDMPMYISYDSSQPVLRPAPIINHRDSELILLEETVGRQPPFVQKQAQENSSY from the coding sequence ATGAGCAATCGGCGTCAATTCATCGCAAACAGTGTGGCGATCAGTAGCTTGGGCGGTTTGGTGGATGCACTGGCGATGGGCCAGCGCCCTTTGCAAAGCGGCATACGCCGAATCAAGGGCGAAGTGTTTCTCAACGGCGGCGTGGCCCGTATCGAACAAGCGATCATGCCCGGGGACACCATCAGCACCGGCGCTCTGAGCGAAACGGTGTTTGTGATGGGGGACAACGCCTACTTGCTCCGTGAAAAAAGCAGCCTGCAATTCGCCCAAGACGAGGTGGTGAGTGTGCTGCGGCTGATCAGTGGCAAAGCGCTTGCGGTGTTTGGCCCCGGTCCGAAACGCATCGAGACCCGGGGCGCAACCGTGGGTATCCGGGGTACCGCCTGCTACATGGAAGCGCAGGAAACTCAACTCTATTTCTGCCTGTGCTACGGGACTGCAGATATCCAACCGCTCGCAAACCCCGGCCTCGCGCGCAGCTTGACCACGAGGTACCACGACATGCCGATGTACATCAGTTACGACAGCAGCCAACCTGTGTTGCGGCCAGCACCCATCATCAATCACCGCGATTCGGAGTTGATCTTGCTGGAAGAAACCGTGGGCCGGCAGCCCCCATTCGTGCAAAAGCAGGCCCAGGAAAACAGCAGCTACTGA
- a CDS encoding YceI family protein, with the protein MRTSLIAAALALSAFAGAASAQSATYAIDSSHTFSSFSYNHFGLSNQQSRFNTTTGTVTYDKAGKTGAVDVVIDMKTVETGSSAFNGHIQGEDFLDTTKFPTATFKSTKVVFEGDKPAAVEGNLTIKGITKPVTLKLTNFVSTSHPMNKKDVIGANATTTVKRSEFGAGKFAPAVGDDVTITIAIEAIKQ; encoded by the coding sequence ATGCGTACTTCCCTCATCGCTGCCGCTTTGGCACTGTCCGCTTTCGCCGGTGCTGCCAGCGCCCAATCCGCGACTTACGCGATTGACTCTTCCCACACTTTCTCCAGCTTTTCGTACAACCACTTTGGTTTGTCCAACCAGCAAAGCCGTTTCAACACCACCACCGGCACCGTGACCTATGACAAGGCCGGCAAGACAGGCGCAGTGGATGTCGTGATCGACATGAAGACCGTGGAAACCGGTTCGTCCGCTTTCAACGGCCACATCCAGGGCGAAGACTTCCTGGACACCACCAAGTTCCCTACCGCGACTTTCAAGTCCACCAAAGTGGTGTTTGAAGGCGACAAGCCAGCAGCTGTCGAAGGCAACCTGACCATCAAGGGCATCACCAAGCCTGTGACCCTGAAGTTGACCAACTTCGTGTCTACCTCTCACCCGATGAACAAGAAAGACGTTATCGGCGCCAACGCCACTACCACCGTCAAGCGCAGCGAATTCGGCGCTGGCAAGTTCGCGCCTGCAGTGGGCGACGACGTGACCATCACCATCGCTATCGAAGCGATCAAGCAGTAA
- the urtD gene encoding urea ABC transporter ATP-binding protein UrtD: protein MTPDLLEQGARRVEARLAALAGQTAQTESGGRTAGFGRLASQGEVDVTHGRILYLEDVHVSFDGFKAINGLSLDIAPGELRCIIGPNGAGKTTMMDIITGKTRPDSGTVFFGSTIDLLRYKESEIAQLGIGRKFQKPTVFEQLTVFENLELALKTNKGVKASMFFKLDFAQRDRLAEILHTIHLADSVGRQAGNLSHGQKQWLEIGMLLMQDPKLLLLDEPVAGMTDEETERTAELFLTLKGKHSLMVVEHDMSFIRTISDIVTVLCDGSVLAQGTLDQVQADERVIEVYLGR from the coding sequence ATGACTCCCGATCTGTTGGAACAAGGCGCACGCCGGGTCGAAGCGCGCCTGGCCGCACTGGCCGGGCAAACCGCACAGACAGAGTCCGGCGGCCGGACTGCTGGTTTCGGCCGCCTGGCCAGCCAAGGTGAGGTCGATGTGACCCACGGGCGCATCCTTTACCTGGAAGATGTGCACGTGAGTTTTGACGGCTTCAAGGCGATCAACGGCTTGAGCCTCGATATCGCGCCCGGAGAGCTGCGCTGCATCATCGGCCCCAACGGCGCGGGCAAGACCACGATGATGGACATCATCACCGGCAAAACCCGGCCCGACAGCGGCACCGTGTTTTTTGGCAGCACCATCGATTTGTTGCGCTACAAAGAATCCGAGATCGCGCAGCTGGGCATTGGGCGCAAGTTCCAGAAGCCCACGGTGTTTGAGCAACTCACGGTGTTCGAGAACCTGGAGCTTGCGTTGAAGACCAACAAAGGCGTCAAAGCCTCCATGTTCTTCAAGCTGGACTTTGCCCAGCGGGACCGGCTGGCGGAGATCCTGCACACCATCCACTTGGCTGACAGTGTGGGGCGGCAGGCCGGTAACCTGAGCCATGGCCAGAAGCAGTGGCTGGAGATCGGCATGTTGCTGATGCAAGACCCCAAGTTGCTGCTGCTGGATGAACCAGTAGCCGGCATGACCGACGAGGAAACCGAGCGCACCGCCGAGCTGTTTTTGACCCTCAAGGGCAAGCACTCACTGATGGTGGTGGAGCACGACATGAGCTTTATTCGCACCATCAGCGACATCGTCACTGTGCTGTGTGACGGCTCGGTGTTGGCCCAGGGCACGCTGGATCAGGTGCAGGCCGATGAGCGTGTGATCGAAGTTTATTTAGGCCGTTAA
- the urtE gene encoding urea ABC transporter ATP-binding subunit UrtE, whose amino-acid sequence MLEVKNINQYYGGSHILRDVSLEAEVGKVKVILGRNGVGKTTLLKSLMGLVPIKSGSISMDGKEIHKLTPYERARLGLGFVPQGREIFARLTVEENLRMGLAYKPAGTPIPAELFELFPVLQQMLHRRGGDLSGGQQQQLAIARALAAGPKVLILDEPTEGIQPSIIKDIGRVIRMLADRGDMAILLVEQYYDFAQELADNYIVMERGAVLARGMGQNMEVDGVRALVAI is encoded by the coding sequence ATGCTTGAAGTAAAAAACATCAACCAGTACTACGGTGGCTCCCACATCCTGCGGGACGTGAGTCTGGAGGCCGAGGTGGGCAAGGTCAAGGTCATTCTGGGCCGCAACGGCGTCGGCAAAACGACCCTGCTCAAATCGTTGATGGGGCTGGTGCCCATCAAGTCCGGCAGCATCTCTATGGATGGCAAAGAGATCCACAAGCTCACGCCTTACGAGCGCGCCCGCTTGGGGCTAGGGTTTGTGCCTCAGGGCCGCGAGATTTTTGCGCGCCTTACCGTCGAAGAAAACCTGCGCATGGGCTTGGCCTACAAGCCGGCCGGCACACCGATTCCGGCCGAGTTGTTTGAGTTGTTTCCGGTGTTGCAGCAAATGCTGCACCGCCGGGGTGGCGACTTGTCGGGCGGGCAGCAGCAGCAGTTGGCGATTGCGCGCGCGTTGGCCGCAGGCCCCAAGGTGCTGATTCTGGATGAGCCCACCGAAGGCATTCAGCCCAGCATCATCAAAGACATCGGCCGGGTCATCCGTATGCTGGCCGACCGCGGCGACATGGCTATTCTGCTCGTAGAGCAGTACTACGACTTTGCCCAGGAGCTGGCGGACAACTACATCGTGATGGAGCGCGGCGCGGTGCTGGCACGGGGCATGGGCCAGAACATGGAAGTTGACGGCGTGCGCGCCCTCGTGGCGATTTAA
- the urtC gene encoding urea ABC transporter permease subunit UrtC, whose translation MSNITLPTPQPLLSRTGWAAWLAALIVLCALVPVLNLMVPEGSVLHLSDFAVALTAKIMCYSICALAMGLIWGYTGILSLGHGLFFALGGYAMGMYLMRQIGLDGNYKSNLPDFMVFLDWKELPWHWALSGSFGATLFLVVAVPGLVAFVFGYFAFRSRIKGVYFSIITQAMTFAAMLLFFRNETGFGGNNGFTDFKRILDIPIATSSMRMTLFVMTAVTLLLFFLMARWLVGSKFGRVLQAVRDAESRVMFSGYSTLGYKLTIWTISAMMCGVAGALYVPQVGIINPSEMSPANSIEIAIWAAVGGRATLIGPIVGAFIVNGAKSWLTVTYPEFWLYFLGALFIGVTLFLPDGVVGLIKKLKGGKA comes from the coding sequence ATGAGCAACATCACCTTACCTACTCCCCAACCCCTGTTGTCCCGCACCGGCTGGGCCGCGTGGCTGGCCGCGCTGATCGTGTTGTGCGCCTTGGTGCCGGTCTTGAACCTCATGGTGCCGGAGGGCAGCGTGCTGCACCTGAGCGACTTTGCGGTGGCACTCACCGCCAAGATCATGTGCTACTCGATTTGTGCCCTCGCGATGGGCTTGATCTGGGGTTACACAGGGATTTTGAGCCTCGGCCACGGCCTGTTCTTTGCACTCGGTGGCTATGCCATGGGCATGTACCTGATGCGCCAGATCGGGCTGGACGGCAACTACAAAAGCAACCTGCCGGACTTCATGGTGTTCCTGGATTGGAAAGAGCTGCCCTGGCACTGGGCACTGTCCGGCAGCTTCGGCGCCACGCTGTTTTTGGTGGTGGCTGTGCCGGGGCTGGTGGCCTTTGTGTTTGGCTACTTTGCCTTCCGCTCGCGCATCAAGGGCGTGTATTTCTCCATCATCACCCAGGCCATGACGTTTGCAGCCATGTTGCTGTTCTTTCGCAATGAAACCGGCTTCGGTGGCAACAACGGCTTCACCGACTTCAAGCGGATTCTGGATATTCCGATTGCGACCTCCAGCATGCGCATGACGCTGTTTGTGATGACAGCGGTCACTTTGTTGCTGTTTTTCTTGATGGCCCGCTGGCTGGTGGGCAGCAAGTTCGGACGGGTGCTGCAGGCGGTTCGGGATGCGGAGAGCCGCGTCATGTTCAGCGGCTACTCCACCCTGGGCTACAAGCTCACCATCTGGACCATCTCGGCCATGATGTGCGGCGTGGCGGGCGCACTGTATGTGCCGCAGGTCGGCATCATCAACCCCAGCGAAATGAGCCCGGCGAACTCGATCGAAATTGCCATTTGGGCCGCTGTGGGCGGCCGGGCGACGCTGATCGGGCCGATTGTCGGGGCCTTCATCGTCAACGGTGCGAAGAGCTGGCTTACCGTGACCTACCCCGAATTCTGGCTGTACTTTCTGGGGGCGCTGTTCATCGGTGTCACCCTGTTCCTGCCCGATGGCGTGGTGGGTTTGATCAAGAAACTGAAGGGAGGGAAGGCATGA
- a CDS encoding DODA-type extradiol aromatic ring-opening family dioxygenase — protein MTSRLPTYFVSHGGGPWPWMADMREMLASLDTALADMPRQIGRTPKAVLIITAHWEERAFTLGSSPAPGMVYDYGGFPAHTYSVVYPAPGAPELATRVQGLLQEAGLPVALDSERGYDHGTFVPLAVMYPDAQVPVLQMSLRAGLDPAEHIALGRALAPLRDEDVLIVGSGLSYHNLRNFGAGGRAPSKAFDVWLQDVMAAAPAVRAEALVNWESAPAARICHPREEHLLPLMVAVGAAYDDAAECVYHDEAVFGGVTASSFRFGTTS, from the coding sequence ATGACTTCCCGACTGCCTACCTACTTTGTGTCCCACGGCGGTGGCCCTTGGCCTTGGATGGCAGATATGCGCGAGATGCTGGCCAGCTTGGATACGGCTCTGGCCGATATGCCGCGCCAGATCGGCCGCACACCCAAGGCTGTTCTGATCATCACTGCGCACTGGGAAGAGCGTGCTTTTACCCTGGGCTCCAGTCCGGCACCCGGCATGGTCTACGACTACGGTGGTTTCCCGGCACACACCTACTCGGTGGTGTACCCCGCACCGGGTGCCCCTGAACTGGCTACGAGGGTACAGGGTCTGCTGCAAGAGGCGGGTCTGCCCGTGGCGCTCGACTCCGAGCGTGGCTACGACCACGGCACTTTTGTGCCCTTGGCCGTGATGTACCCGGATGCACAAGTGCCGGTGTTGCAAATGTCCTTGCGCGCGGGGCTGGACCCGGCTGAGCACATCGCCTTGGGTCGTGCACTGGCACCATTGCGGGATGAAGATGTGTTGATCGTGGGCAGTGGCCTGAGCTATCACAACCTGCGCAATTTTGGTGCGGGCGGGCGGGCTCCGTCCAAGGCTTTTGACGTCTGGTTGCAAGACGTCATGGCCGCTGCACCTGCGGTGCGGGCAGAAGCACTGGTGAACTGGGAGTCCGCGCCGGCCGCCCGGATCTGCCATCCGCGTGAAGAACATTTGTTGCCGCTGATGGTGGCCGTGGGCGCTGCCTACGACGACGCTGCAGAGTGCGTGTACCACGACGAAGCGGTGTTTGGCGGCGTGACGGCGTCCAGCTTCCGCTTCGGCACAACCAGCTAA
- the urtB gene encoding urea ABC transporter permease subunit UrtB, which produces MLLIATRASALSADEAKAIAIGESDARVAALQKAVESADARTVRFIQALSDDAVKLVGEVPVMVIDGKGLDPVTLAEVTVPDTAEDVMNNNRMRGELDTALAAVKLLSPEVAIRRAAIQTLGGQVDTGKLPLLEKALATETEPALKEALQQLRAAALLGSDNPTERLAAATELGTSAQAATKTLLVERLQAETDGAVKAALQKSLGAVEARLAWGDRLGAIFSGVSLGSILLLVALGLAITYGLMGVINMAHGELMMIGAYATYVVQVLFQKYLPGAFDWYLLAAVPVAFMASALVGAALERSVIRFLYGRPLETLLATWGISLMLMQLVRTLFGAQNVGVENPSWMSGGVQLLGNLSLPYNRLVIVGFAVAVLAGVWFLIEKTRLGLFVRGVTQNRPIASCMGVNTARIDTYAFALGSGIAGLAGCALSQVGNVGPDLGQGYIVDSFMVVVLGGVGQLAGTVYAAMGLGVLNKFLEGWTGAVLAKIAVLVFIIIFIQKRPQGIFAMKGRSAEA; this is translated from the coding sequence ATGCTTTTGATAGCTACTCGCGCAAGCGCTCTGAGTGCTGACGAGGCAAAAGCCATTGCAATTGGCGAGAGCGATGCGCGTGTGGCGGCATTGCAGAAGGCGGTGGAGAGCGCCGATGCGCGCACCGTGCGCTTTATCCAAGCGCTGTCCGATGATGCCGTCAAGCTCGTGGGCGAGGTTCCAGTGATGGTGATCGATGGCAAAGGCCTCGACCCGGTCACGCTGGCCGAAGTCACCGTGCCGGACACGGCGGAAGACGTGATGAACAACAACCGCATGCGCGGCGAGCTCGACACCGCGCTGGCCGCGGTCAAGCTCTTGTCGCCAGAGGTGGCGATACGTCGTGCCGCCATTCAAACGCTGGGTGGCCAGGTCGATACCGGCAAGCTGCCTTTGCTGGAGAAGGCGCTCGCCACCGAGACCGAACCCGCCTTGAAAGAGGCCCTGCAGCAACTGCGCGCTGCCGCGCTGCTGGGCAGTGACAACCCGACCGAGCGTTTGGCCGCTGCCACCGAACTCGGCACCAGCGCCCAAGCCGCTACCAAAACACTGCTCGTAGAGCGCCTGCAGGCGGAGACAGATGGTGCCGTCAAAGCCGCACTCCAAAAAAGCCTGGGCGCCGTGGAGGCGCGTCTGGCTTGGGGCGACCGCCTAGGCGCTATTTTTAGCGGCGTGAGCTTGGGCTCCATCTTGCTGCTGGTGGCTTTGGGGCTGGCGATTACCTACGGCTTGATGGGCGTGATCAACATGGCCCACGGCGAACTGATGATGATCGGGGCCTACGCCACTTATGTGGTGCAGGTGCTGTTCCAAAAATACCTGCCCGGCGCATTCGACTGGTACCTGCTGGCGGCGGTACCGGTGGCTTTCATGGCATCAGCGCTGGTGGGCGCGGCCCTGGAGCGCAGCGTGATCCGTTTTCTCTATGGCCGTCCGCTCGAAACCTTGCTCGCTACCTGGGGTATCAGCCTGATGCTGATGCAGCTGGTGCGCACCCTCTTTGGCGCGCAAAACGTGGGTGTGGAGAACCCTAGCTGGATGAGCGGTGGCGTGCAATTGCTCGGCAATCTCTCACTGCCCTACAACCGCTTGGTGATTGTGGGCTTCGCAGTGGCTGTGCTGGCTGGAGTGTGGTTTTTGATTGAAAAAACACGACTCGGCCTGTTTGTCCGCGGTGTGACCCAGAACCGCCCGATTGCCAGTTGCATGGGCGTGAACACGGCCCGCATTGACACCTATGCCTTTGCACTGGGCTCCGGTATTGCCGGGCTGGCGGGCTGCGCGCTCAGCCAGGTGGGCAACGTGGGGCCGGACTTGGGCCAAGGCTACATCGTGGACTCGTTCATGGTGGTGGTGCTCGGTGGCGTGGGCCAACTGGCGGGCACGGTTTACGCCGCCATGGGCTTGGGTGTTTTGAACAAATTCCTGGAAGGCTGGACGGGCGCCGTGCTGGCCAAGATTGCGGTACTGGTCTTCATCATCATCTTTATCCAGAAGCGTCCGCAAGGCATTTTTGCCATGAAGGGCCGGAGCGCAGAAGCATGA
- a CDS encoding YceI family protein encodes MVSRVILSTAIAASALLGTSAFAQQKLVPAQSEIVFVSKQMGVPVEGRFKKFDAQIAFDPAKPDASKIAFTVDIASATLGVPETDAELPRPNWFNTAKFPQATFQSTAVKGLGGGKFEVSGKLAIKGNSRDVVVPVALVQSGATTTVTGTFPLKRLAFKIGENEWADTSMVADDVQVKFKLALTGVGKM; translated from the coding sequence ATGGTTTCCCGCGTAATTCTGTCCACCGCGATTGCAGCGTCTGCACTCCTCGGCACATCTGCCTTTGCCCAGCAAAAGCTGGTGCCCGCCCAAAGCGAGATCGTGTTCGTGAGCAAGCAGATGGGTGTGCCGGTGGAAGGCCGCTTCAAGAAGTTCGATGCGCAAATCGCCTTCGACCCCGCCAAGCCTGACGCCAGCAAGATCGCGTTCACCGTCGACATCGCCAGTGCCACCCTGGGTGTGCCCGAGACCGATGCCGAGTTGCCCCGCCCCAACTGGTTCAACACCGCCAAGTTCCCGCAAGCGACCTTCCAGTCCACCGCCGTCAAAGGCTTGGGTGGTGGCAAGTTTGAAGTGAGTGGCAAGCTGGCCATCAAGGGCAATAGCCGTGATGTGGTCGTGCCCGTGGCCCTTGTTCAGAGCGGCGCCACCACCACCGTGACCGGTACCTTCCCGCTCAAGCGCCTGGCTTTCAAGATCGGCGAGAACGAGTGGGCAGACACCTCCATGGTCGCTGACGACGTGCAAGTCAAGTTCAAGCTCGCGCTGACCGGCGTGGGCAAGATGTAA
- a CDS encoding ABC transporter ATP-binding protein: MSASESPASSAVLIARALRCSAGPHRLWGPLDVQLSAGVTWVTGGEGRGKSSLLRMLAGDLVVPGSNLQLAGTGLQTDPAKYRKKAFWMDPRTSAWDQSSPLQFWEQGKRLWPLWSAEICRELASALGLDEHLAKPMYMLSTGSKRKVWITAACASGAELTCLDEPFAALDRASIRTITELLQDAAAHSSRAWVLADYEAPAGVPLAATIDLGD, from the coding sequence ATGTCCGCTTCTGAATCGCCCGCCTCTTCTGCCGTGTTGATCGCCCGTGCTTTGCGCTGCAGCGCAGGCCCGCACCGTTTGTGGGGCCCGCTGGATGTGCAGCTGTCGGCCGGCGTGACCTGGGTGACCGGCGGGGAAGGGCGGGGCAAATCGAGTTTGCTGCGCATGCTGGCTGGTGACCTCGTGGTGCCGGGGAGCAATCTGCAGCTGGCCGGCACCGGCCTGCAGACCGACCCTGCCAAGTACCGCAAAAAAGCCTTTTGGATGGACCCACGCACCAGTGCCTGGGACCAGTCTTCTCCCTTGCAGTTTTGGGAGCAGGGCAAGCGCCTCTGGCCCCTGTGGAGTGCGGAAATCTGCCGCGAGCTGGCGTCCGCCTTGGGGCTGGACGAGCACCTTGCGAAACCGATGTACATGCTATCCACCGGCTCCAAGCGCAAGGTTTGGATTACGGCGGCCTGCGCTAGTGGTGCGGAGCTCACCTGCTTGGATGAGCCCTTCGCCGCCTTGGACCGTGCTTCCATACGCACCATCACCGAGCTGCTGCAGGATGCGGCGGCACACAGTTCGCGCGCCTGGGTATTGGCAGACTATGAAGCGCCTGCCGGGGTGCCACTCGCCGCCACCATCGATTTGGGCGATTGA
- a CDS encoding VF530 family protein produces the protein MSTDASPPAPPKQANNPLHGKTLEAIVTELSDYYGWDGLGERIPVRCFTFEPSVGSSLKFLRKTPWARDKVEGLYLFMLRELRRSGR, from the coding sequence ATGAGCACCGATGCATCTCCACCCGCCCCGCCCAAGCAAGCCAACAACCCCTTGCATGGCAAGACCCTGGAAGCCATCGTGACCGAACTGTCGGACTACTATGGCTGGGATGGGTTAGGGGAGCGCATCCCGGTACGCTGCTTTACGTTTGAGCCCAGCGTGGGCTCCAGCCTCAAGTTTTTGCGTAAAACTCCTTGGGCACGTGACAAGGTCGAAGGGCTGTACCTGTTCATGCTGCGCGAATTACGCCGTTCAGGGCGCTAA
- a CDS encoding cytochrome b, which produces MASNHTSSFDAGTKRYSLTAIVLHWVLGAALLGIFAVGLYMTDLPFSPTRLKLYNWHKWAGVTILVLSALRLLWRLTHRPPALPGNISKAMPAWQHWAHHGTHHTLYALFFLVPLIGWAYSSASGFPIVVFGVLPLPDFVPVDKALAEMIKPFHELTAFALIGLAGLHIAAALKHQWIDRDGLINRMLPGRD; this is translated from the coding sequence ATGGCATCCAACCACACTTCCTCTTTTGACGCTGGCACCAAGCGCTATAGCCTCACGGCCATCGTGTTGCATTGGGTGCTGGGCGCTGCACTTCTGGGCATTTTTGCGGTCGGTCTGTACATGACCGATTTGCCGTTTTCGCCCACCCGCTTGAAGCTCTACAACTGGCACAAATGGGCGGGTGTGACGATTCTGGTGCTGTCTGCCTTGCGTTTGCTGTGGCGCCTGACACACCGCCCGCCCGCATTGCCCGGCAATATTTCCAAAGCCATGCCCGCATGGCAGCACTGGGCCCACCACGGCACCCACCACACGCTGTACGCCTTGTTTTTCCTGGTCCCGCTGATCGGCTGGGCGTATAGCTCGGCATCCGGTTTCCCGATCGTGGTGTTCGGCGTGTTGCCTTTGCCAGACTTTGTGCCGGTCGACAAGGCCTTGGCAGAAATGATCAAGCCTTTCCATGAACTAACTGCGTTTGCCTTGATCGGACTGGCCGGTCTGCACATTGCCGCTGCACTCAAGCACCAGTGGATCGACCGCGACGGCCTGATCAACCGCATGTTGCCCGGCCGCGACTGA
- the urtA gene encoding urea ABC transporter substrate-binding protein, whose product MQRRFTLKALTAAVALTTLSAVPAMAADTIKVGILHSLSGTMAISETVLKDTVLMAIDEINAKGGVLGKKLEPVIVDPASNWPLFAEKTKQLLTQDKVSVIFGCWTSVSRKSVLPVVEELNGLLFYPVQYEGEELSKNVFYTGAAPNQQAIPAVDYLMSKEGGGAKRWVLLGTDYVSPRTTNKILRAYLKSKGVKESDIDEKYTPFGHSDYQTIVADIKKFSAGGKTAVVSTINGDSNVPFYKELGNAGLKAKDVPVVAFSVGEEELRGVDTKPLVGHLAAWNYFQSIKNPANTEFIKKWSDYAKAKGIAGHKDKPLTNDPMEATYIGINMWKQAVEKAKSTDTDKVIAAMAGQTFKAPSGIVSKMDEKNHHLHKSVFIGEIKADGQFNVVWKTPGPVKAKPWSPYIEGNDKKPDEPAKK is encoded by the coding sequence ATGCAACGTCGTTTTACTTTGAAGGCACTCACAGCTGCCGTCGCCCTCACCACCTTGTCAGCAGTGCCCGCCATGGCTGCAGACACGATCAAGGTCGGTATCCTGCACAGCCTGTCCGGCACCATGGCCATTTCGGAAACCGTGTTGAAGGACACCGTGCTGATGGCGATTGACGAGATCAACGCCAAGGGCGGCGTGCTCGGCAAAAAGCTGGAGCCTGTCATCGTCGACCCCGCCTCCAACTGGCCCCTGTTTGCTGAAAAGACCAAGCAGCTGCTGACGCAAGACAAAGTCTCGGTCATCTTTGGTTGCTGGACTTCGGTTTCCCGCAAGTCGGTGCTGCCTGTGGTGGAAGAACTGAACGGCCTGTTGTTCTACCCTGTGCAATACGAAGGTGAAGAGCTGTCCAAAAACGTGTTCTACACCGGTGCTGCGCCCAACCAGCAAGCCATCCCCGCAGTGGACTACCTGATGAGCAAAGAAGGTGGCGGCGCCAAGCGTTGGGTGCTGTTGGGTACCGACTATGTGTCCCCCCGCACGACCAACAAGATTTTGCGTGCCTACCTGAAGTCCAAGGGCGTGAAAGAGTCTGACATCGACGAAAAATACACCCCGTTTGGCCACAGCGATTACCAGACCATCGTGGCTGACATCAAGAAATTCAGCGCTGGTGGCAAGACCGCGGTGGTATCCACCATCAACGGTGACTCCAACGTGCCCTTCTACAAAGAACTGGGCAACGCCGGCCTGAAAGCCAAAGACGTGCCCGTGGTGGCCTTCTCGGTGGGCGAAGAAGAGTTGCGCGGTGTGGACACCAAGCCATTGGTCGGCCACTTGGCGGCATGGAATTACTTCCAATCCATCAAGAACCCTGCCAACACTGAGTTCATCAAAAAATGGTCTGACTACGCCAAGGCCAAGGGCATTGCCGGTCACAAGGACAAGCCTTTGACCAACGACCCGATGGAAGCGACCTACATCGGTATCAACATGTGGAAGCAAGCCGTCGAGAAGGCTAAATCCACCGACACCGACAAAGTGATCGCCGCCATGGCGGGCCAGACTTTCAAGGCACCAAGCGGCATCGTGTCCAAGATGGATGAGAAAAACCACCACTTGCACAAGAGCGTGTTCATCGGCGAGATCAAGGCCGACGGCCAGTTCAACGTGGTCTGGAAGACTCCGGGCCCTGTGAAAGCCAAGCCATGGTCTCCCTACATCGAAGGCAACGACAAGAAGCCTGATGAGCCCGCAAAGAAATAA